Proteins encoded by one window of Streptococcus sanguinis:
- a CDS encoding cutinase family protein: MSNSNLKTFDNFYADLAQSSYRGRPNLFPYERLPKHRKEILDSGGSISFDFSQDVVYKKEITSGGKNLDNDGKVYLQPDPDLHTERIIDYPYLDDDNEFIKDFKSKLGIGDYQKGLMTDELAGFNSYFLTDTPTLEKNTKKTYMPIRGSDGFNIDKLSELGIKGLNLNDWVANDGQFAINHIHIPQAPLATEAMKTRIQEMREKAPNATMDLTAHSLGTMVTVQGIAGLSSKDINKIGRVVLFDGPDTTKSLKKMGLSDEKIKKISEKIEYYVNPFDMVSMLNREHTIAHLPGDSNEPLKKPVGKVNIVVPLYYTQSFDSESAHDFGVFQGDGKGSFLTASADYHPELLRAGEKLARLIAKTLDALRKLGVDEETASNIFNSLMKGDLPDRAVLGYAFYHQFETEYKEIIRVARLESMAWDREAITRYQEQLGNGNLTGEDRILVRARLLQTAAQLAIFEMEDKVKHVQTLLSDAKEFVQNTVKDTSTEAMGMVTYLSGTEVASLLADFNVSRFWDDTIESNTETSAKGFMTEIEQLGMTLVRASGDFAAVDTQQAEDFNNLLADVKGTWRGKNGSDSK; this comes from the coding sequence TTGAGTAACAGCAATTTAAAAACATTTGATAATTTTTATGCAGATTTAGCGCAGTCTTCTTATAGGGGACGTCCAAACCTTTTCCCTTATGAGAGGTTGCCTAAGCATAGAAAAGAAATATTAGATTCGGGGGGATCAATCTCATTTGATTTTTCCCAAGATGTTGTTTATAAGAAAGAAATCACCTCTGGAGGTAAGAATCTCGATAATGATGGCAAAGTTTACCTGCAGCCAGATCCAGATCTTCACACAGAAAGAATTATTGATTACCCTTATTTGGATGATGACAATGAATTTATCAAAGATTTTAAGTCAAAATTGGGAATTGGAGATTATCAAAAAGGATTGATGACTGATGAATTAGCTGGATTTAATTCTTATTTTCTGACCGATACGCCGACCTTGGAAAAGAATACAAAGAAAACTTATATGCCTATTCGAGGCAGTGATGGATTTAACATAGATAAATTATCGGAGCTTGGTATTAAAGGGCTGAATCTAAATGATTGGGTAGCTAATGATGGTCAATTTGCTATCAATCATATCCATATTCCACAAGCTCCTTTGGCAACCGAGGCCATGAAAACTCGTATTCAAGAAATGAGAGAGAAAGCGCCTAATGCAACAATGGATCTTACTGCACACTCGCTAGGAACCATGGTGACGGTTCAAGGTATTGCTGGATTGAGCAGTAAAGATATAAATAAGATTGGAAGAGTAGTCCTGTTCGACGGACCAGATACAACAAAGAGCTTAAAGAAAATGGGACTCAGTGATGAGAAAATCAAAAAAATCAGCGAAAAAATAGAGTATTATGTCAATCCCTTTGATATGGTGAGTATGCTCAATCGGGAACATACTATCGCTCATCTACCTGGTGATTCCAATGAACCACTTAAAAAGCCAGTTGGTAAAGTCAATATTGTGGTTCCCTTATACTATACCCAGAGTTTCGATTCGGAGAGTGCCCATGATTTTGGTGTTTTTCAGGGAGACGGTAAAGGTTCTTTTTTGACCGCTTCTGCTGATTATCATCCAGAACTGCTGAGAGCGGGTGAAAAGCTAGCTCGTCTAATTGCTAAAACTCTGGATGCTCTTCGAAAACTGGGAGTTGATGAAGAAACCGCTTCAAATATATTCAATTCTCTAATGAAAGGAGATCTTCCTGATAGGGCTGTTTTGGGGTATGCCTTCTATCATCAATTTGAGACAGAATACAAGGAAATTATTAGGGTTGCTCGCTTGGAATCTATGGCTTGGGATCGTGAAGCTATTACTCGCTATCAGGAACAGTTGGGAAATGGCAATCTTACAGGAGAAGATAGAATTTTGGTTCGTGCTCGTCTCCTTCAGACTGCAGCACAGCTGGCTATCTTTGAAATGGAAGATAAAGTTAAGCATGTTCAAACCTTATTGTCGGATGCCAAAGAATTTGTCCAAAATACAGTAAAGGATACGAGTACAGAGGCGATGGGAATGGTGACCTATCTGAGTGGTACAGAGGTAGCGAGTTTATTGGCTGATTTTAATGTTTCTCGTTTTTGGGATGATACGATTGAAAGCAACACAGAGACATCTGCAAAAGGCTTTATGACAGAGATTGAACAGTTGGGAATGACTTTGGTTAGAGCTAGTGGAGATTTTGCAGCAGTCGATACTCAGCAAGCTGAGGATTTCAATAATCTCTTGGCAGATGTAAAAGGAACATGGAGGGGTAAGAATGGTTCTGATAGTAAATGA
- a CDS encoding YoaK family protein gives MKQFVKREFHSRSKFFACLLTFCAGFIDAYTFIERGGTLVAGQTGNVVFLSVELINQETRGIEVKLATMLAFMLGIFLMTVFQHHFEHSWRRLSSVFPLILTTVIAGFLPANVPHLYIVPPLAFCMGLVATAFGEVDGIVYNNSFMTGNIKKTMVAFGNYARNKEGKDLKEGLFFVALLASFVVGAIISTYLIQFYLLKTIWLVSLILTAFLLFRGVQYMRR, from the coding sequence ATGAAACAATTTGTAAAAAGAGAGTTTCACTCTCGTTCAAAATTTTTTGCCTGCCTCTTGACCTTTTGTGCAGGATTTATCGACGCTTATACCTTCATTGAGAGGGGAGGGACCTTGGTGGCAGGTCAGACGGGAAATGTCGTTTTCCTTTCGGTTGAACTCATCAATCAGGAGACAAGAGGAATCGAAGTGAAATTGGCAACTATGTTGGCCTTTATGCTGGGGATTTTTCTGATGACCGTTTTTCAGCATCATTTTGAGCATTCTTGGCGCAGGCTGTCCAGTGTTTTTCCTTTGATATTGACGACAGTTATCGCTGGATTTTTGCCAGCAAATGTACCTCATCTCTATATCGTGCCGCCACTGGCTTTCTGCATGGGCCTGGTTGCGACGGCTTTTGGCGAGGTGGATGGTATTGTCTATAACAACTCCTTTATGACGGGGAATATCAAGAAAACCATGGTAGCTTTTGGCAACTATGCTCGAAACAAGGAAGGAAAAGATTTGAAAGAAGGCCTTTTCTTTGTTGCCCTATTGGCAAGTTTTGTAGTCGGAGCCATCATCTCTACCTATCTGATTCAGTTTTACCTCTTGAAGACCATCTGGCTTGTTTCCCTGATTCTAACAGCCTTTCTCCTTTTCCGAGGCGTTCAGTATATGAGGAGGTGA
- the udk gene encoding uridine kinase, with the protein MQNRPIIIGVTGGSGGGKTSVSRAILANFPNEKIAMIEHDSYYKDQTHLTFEERVKTNYDHPFAFDTDLMIEQIKELLAGRPVDIPTYDYTEHTRSKKTYRQEPQDVFIVEGILVLEDQRLRDLMDIKIFVDTDDDVRIIRRIKRDMEERGRSLDSVIEQYLGVVKPMYHQFIEPTKRYADVIIPEGASNKVAIDLITTKIEKILKEAREG; encoded by the coding sequence ATGCAAAATAGACCTATTATTATTGGTGTAACTGGTGGTTCCGGAGGGGGAAAGACCAGTGTTTCTCGAGCAATTTTGGCTAATTTTCCAAACGAAAAAATTGCCATGATTGAGCATGACTCCTATTATAAGGATCAGACGCATCTGACTTTTGAGGAGCGGGTGAAAACCAACTATGACCATCCTTTTGCTTTTGACACGGACCTGATGATTGAGCAAATCAAGGAGCTCTTGGCTGGTCGGCCTGTGGATATTCCTACTTATGACTATACGGAGCATACCCGCAGCAAAAAGACCTATCGTCAGGAGCCTCAGGATGTGTTCATCGTTGAGGGGATTTTGGTATTGGAGGATCAACGCCTGCGGGATTTGATGGATATTAAGATCTTTGTGGACACAGATGATGATGTTCGGATTATCCGCCGGATTAAGCGGGACATGGAAGAGCGTGGACGCAGTTTGGATAGTGTTATTGAGCAGTATTTGGGTGTCGTTAAGCCTATGTACCATCAGTTCATCGAGCCGACCAAGCGCTATGCGGATGTCATCATTCCAGAGGGAGCTTCTAATAAGGTGGCTATTGACCTGATTACGACCAAGATTGAAAAAATCCTTAAGGAAGCCAGAGAAGGCTAG
- a CDS encoding Gfo/Idh/MocA family protein: MLKLGIIGTGSISHEFIKAAHSTGDYQLAAVYSRTLASAERFVQNYENTAVYTEMLDFLSSDIYVVYIASPNSLHFNHAKVAILARKHVIVEKPAVSRPKEWRELVKLADEHQVYLFEAARNYHEQAFDTISDFLKDKTVLGANFTYAKYSSKMQALLAGEQPNVFSAKFSGGALMDLGVYPVYAAIRLFGHPRFARYSAQQLANTIDLNGSGCLIYPDFQVQIQAGKNINSNLPAEIYTDQGTLTLDGIEFISSAIFQNLDGQEEVLPIQRASYTMLEEAQAFARVLKGGQDEAYEKWLDAAAAVHESLFAMRKDAGIRFEVDDD, encoded by the coding sequence ATGCTCAAACTTGGAATCATCGGAACAGGTTCTATTTCTCATGAGTTCATCAAGGCTGCTCACTCAACAGGCGACTATCAGCTGGCAGCTGTTTACTCTCGGACTCTGGCTTCTGCTGAGCGCTTTGTGCAAAACTATGAAAATACAGCCGTCTATACTGAAATGCTGGACTTTCTGTCGTCCGATATCTATGTTGTTTATATCGCCAGTCCCAACAGTCTGCACTTTAATCATGCCAAGGTAGCTATTCTGGCTCGGAAACATGTCATTGTCGAAAAGCCTGCGGTTTCTCGTCCCAAAGAATGGCGGGAATTGGTCAAGCTGGCTGACGAGCATCAAGTCTATCTCTTTGAAGCTGCCCGCAACTATCATGAGCAGGCCTTTGATACAATCAGTGATTTTCTCAAGGACAAGACCGTCTTGGGAGCCAACTTCACCTATGCCAAGTATTCTTCAAAAATGCAGGCTCTGCTTGCAGGAGAGCAGCCCAACGTTTTCTCAGCTAAATTTTCTGGCGGCGCTTTGATGGATCTGGGTGTCTATCCTGTCTATGCGGCTATCAGACTTTTCGGCCATCCGCGCTTCGCTCGCTATAGCGCCCAGCAGCTAGCTAATACGATTGATTTAAATGGATCCGGCTGTCTCATCTATCCGGATTTTCAAGTTCAGATTCAGGCCGGTAAAAATATAAACAGCAATCTGCCAGCAGAGATTTATACGGATCAGGGAACTCTGACTTTAGACGGGATTGAATTTATCAGCTCTGCTATTTTCCAAAATCTGGACGGTCAAGAAGAGGTGCTGCCTATCCAGCGTGCTTCCTATACCATGCTGGAAGAAGCTCAGGCTTTCGCACGAGTGCTCAAGGGCGGACAGGATGAGGCTTACGAGAAATGGTTAGATGCGGCAGCGGCTGTTCATGAAAGCTTATTTGCCATGCGCAAGGACGCTGGCATTAGATTTGAGGTTGATGATGATTAA
- a CDS encoding DEAD/DEAH box helicase, with product MMIKEQFPPSWQNQLAQLGFEDLTAIQEKMFGPISAGDTVLGISPTGTGKTLAYLFPSLLKLTPRKAQHLLILAPNTELAGQIFEVCKTWAEPLGLTAQLLLSGSSQKRQIERLKKGPEIIIGTPGRIFELIKLKKIKMMNVETIILDEFDQLLSDSQYHFVDKITHYAPRDHQLIYMSATAKFDHDKIAENTLEISIDDQVLDNIQHFYMQVEKRDKVDLLRKLSNVEDFRGLVFFNALSDLGSAEEKLQYREANAVSLASDVNVKFRKVILDKFKEHQITLLLATDLVARGIDIDSLECVVNYDLPRDLETYTHRSGRTGRMGKEGYVITLISHPEELKTLKKYASVREIVLKNQELYVTS from the coding sequence ATGATGATTAAGGAACAATTTCCCCCGAGCTGGCAAAATCAGCTGGCTCAGCTTGGCTTTGAAGATTTGACGGCTATTCAAGAGAAGATGTTTGGGCCTATTTCTGCAGGCGATACGGTGCTGGGAATCAGTCCGACTGGTACTGGTAAAACTCTGGCCTATCTCTTTCCTAGTCTACTCAAGCTGACACCTAGAAAAGCCCAACATCTCTTGATTTTAGCTCCTAATACTGAGTTGGCTGGACAAATTTTTGAGGTCTGCAAGACTTGGGCGGAGCCTTTAGGGTTGACAGCCCAGCTTCTGCTCTCCGGATCCAGCCAGAAGCGACAGATTGAGCGCCTTAAGAAAGGTCCGGAAATTATCATCGGAACGCCTGGGCGGATTTTCGAATTAATCAAGCTCAAGAAGATCAAGATGATGAATGTCGAAACCATCATTTTGGATGAATTTGACCAGCTGCTCAGCGATTCTCAGTATCACTTTGTAGATAAAATCACCCACTATGCGCCTCGTGACCACCAGCTGATATATATGAGCGCTACTGCTAAGTTCGACCACGATAAGATTGCTGAAAATACCCTAGAAATCAGCATTGACGACCAAGTTTTGGACAATATTCAGCATTTTTACATGCAAGTTGAGAAACGTGATAAGGTGGACTTGCTCCGCAAGTTATCAAATGTTGAAGATTTTCGCGGACTGGTCTTTTTCAACGCTCTGTCAGACCTAGGAAGCGCCGAGGAAAAACTCCAGTATCGTGAAGCCAACGCGGTTTCTCTAGCCAGCGATGTCAATGTTAAGTTCCGCAAGGTGATTCTAGATAAGTTCAAAGAACACCAGATTACTCTCCTGCTAGCCACTGACTTGGTTGCTCGCGGCATTGATATTGACTCGCTAGAATGTGTCGTCAACTATGATCTTCCACGCGATTTAGAAACCTATACCCACCGCTCTGGGCGAACCGGCCGCATGGGCAAGGAAGGCTACGTCATCACCCTCATCAGCCATCCAGAAGAGCTGAAGACATTAAAAAAATACGCTTCCGTTCGCGAAATTGTACTAAAAAATCAAGAACTTTATGTAACGAGTTAA
- a CDS encoding polysaccharide deacetylase family protein, whose translation MKRQNNKKHVKKTFIVLSLLGLAFVAALFLGAVKIYAIFQEKELQEKVSVLISQEETFHAEKTEKQNKMIGSHYVESFYPLLDGQVMASVKEQMDADSQTIKDNQKKGDKIEELTFYYAEEKETSLKDVKEVLVHRKDYHVKEMKISKGEEREVADSYLGPDGSPFTLDKLFQDPDVAKEIFINEISSQLTFRQADEAVQTEILNTLNGTELGQWSFRYEYSHFSIKLSKEVQGLTSIDVPLSSFYDQINADYLTGDDLAAYQSFEAKKHVKMVALTFDDGPDPKTTPQALDILKKYGVKATFFMVGQNIAGNEAIVKRVHNEGHQIGIHTWDHPVLTKLPLESAQKEILDTQTAINNVIGIKPTITRPPYGAINATIQNSVDQSFIMWNVDSLDWKTRNTKAIMQEIAKTQPGSIILMHDIHQTSIDALPSVLEYLKSNGYTLVTIDELLEGQLEPHRIYYGRD comes from the coding sequence ATGAAAAGACAAAATAACAAGAAACACGTTAAGAAAACATTCATTGTTCTCAGCTTGCTAGGTTTAGCTTTTGTTGCTGCTCTATTTCTGGGTGCTGTAAAGATTTACGCTATTTTCCAAGAAAAGGAACTGCAAGAGAAGGTTAGTGTGCTGATTTCTCAAGAAGAGACCTTCCACGCTGAAAAAACTGAAAAGCAGAATAAGATGATTGGCAGTCACTATGTAGAGTCCTTCTATCCTCTGCTGGATGGTCAGGTTATGGCAAGTGTCAAGGAGCAGATGGACGCAGATAGCCAGACGATTAAGGATAATCAGAAGAAGGGTGATAAGATTGAGGAATTGACCTTCTACTATGCTGAGGAAAAAGAAACGAGCCTGAAGGATGTCAAAGAAGTACTGGTGCATCGAAAGGACTATCATGTTAAAGAGATGAAAATCAGTAAAGGAGAAGAGCGGGAAGTTGCTGACAGCTATCTCGGTCCAGACGGCAGCCCTTTCACTCTGGATAAGCTCTTTCAGGATCCAGATGTAGCTAAGGAAATCTTCATCAACGAGATATCCAGCCAGCTGACCTTTAGACAGGCCGATGAGGCGGTGCAGACAGAAATTCTCAACACCCTCAATGGAACGGAGTTGGGTCAGTGGTCCTTCCGTTATGAGTACAGCCATTTTTCTATTAAGCTGAGTAAGGAAGTGCAAGGCTTAACCAGCATTGACGTTCCTTTATCTAGCTTTTATGACCAGATCAATGCGGACTATCTGACTGGAGATGACTTGGCAGCTTATCAGAGTTTTGAAGCTAAGAAGCATGTGAAGATGGTTGCTCTGACCTTTGATGACGGTCCAGATCCTAAGACAACACCCCAGGCTCTAGATATCCTCAAGAAATATGGTGTCAAGGCGACCTTCTTTATGGTTGGTCAAAACATTGCTGGTAATGAAGCGATCGTCAAGCGCGTGCACAATGAAGGTCATCAGATTGGGATTCATACATGGGACCATCCAGTCTTAACCAAACTTCCTCTGGAGTCGGCCCAAAAAGAAATCCTTGATACCCAGACCGCTATTAACAATGTCATAGGCATCAAGCCAACGATTACGCGGCCTCCTTATGGAGCTATTAATGCTACAATTCAAAATTCGGTTGACCAGTCCTTTATCATGTGGAATGTGGACAGTCTAGACTGGAAGACACGCAATACTAAAGCTATTATGCAAGAGATTGCTAAAACCCAGCCAGGTTCAATTATCCTCATGCATGATATTCACCAGACCAGTATTGACGCTCTGCCAAGTGTCCTCGAGTATCTGAAGAGCAACGGCTATACTCTGGTAACGATCGATGAGCTGCTGGAAGGTCAGCTAGAGCCCCATCGTATTTATTACGGCAGAGACTAA
- the gloA gene encoding lactoylglutathione lyase, producing the protein MASKMLHTCLRVENLEASIAFYAEAFGFKELRRKDFPDYQFTIVYLGLEGDDYELELTYNYDHGPYVIGDGFAHVALSTPDLEGLHAEHKAKGYEVTDPKGLPGNPPNYYFVKDPDGYKVEVIREKSL; encoded by the coding sequence ATGGCATCAAAAATGTTACATACTTGTTTGCGTGTGGAGAATTTGGAAGCGTCTATCGCTTTTTATGCAGAGGCTTTTGGCTTTAAAGAGCTGCGCCGCAAGGATTTTCCAGATTATCAGTTTACTATCGTTTATCTAGGTTTGGAAGGCGATGATTATGAGCTTGAACTGACCTATAACTATGACCATGGTCCTTATGTGATTGGGGACGGTTTTGCTCATGTGGCACTTAGCACGCCAGACTTGGAAGGTCTGCACGCTGAGCACAAGGCCAAAGGCTATGAAGTGACAGATCCAAAGGGTCTTCCTGGCAACCCGCCTAATTATTATTTTGTAAAAGATCCTGATGGCTACAAGGTGGAAGTCATTCGTGAGAAGAGTCTCTAA
- a CDS encoding ketopantoate reductase family protein, giving the protein MNILVYGAGTIGLTYAWLLSNQHQVTVLVREHKLSTLEQGFTLSIKDLRKDDQVYKEHHFQPPLVTIIDQDYDLILLTVNSLQLEQALDHLAAIKEKAHLLILQNNWNINSKIPSYLDRKQVSLAFPSSVGGGRKSDGRIQAIIFKEATLLDDDSYTSKLSPIFTASGIGIDAMPDLASWMKVHCLQEAVMAGAVAEAGSFDALLKDKKAIRKMICAWREGLELCQRYGIPKHRYKPTKYLSLPLFLLVPVMKFMLSQPLVSEMVTNHMHSGYAEWVDQYFEIKRSAEKESIPMPQWNSYSDFIEQFLKNNS; this is encoded by the coding sequence ATGAACATTTTGGTTTATGGTGCTGGCACAATTGGTTTGACATACGCTTGGTTACTGTCTAATCAGCATCAAGTTACTGTCTTAGTTAGAGAGCATAAGCTGTCGACTTTAGAGCAAGGCTTCACACTTTCTATTAAAGATTTAAGAAAAGATGATCAGGTCTATAAAGAACATCATTTCCAGCCGCCGTTGGTGACGATCATTGATCAAGACTATGACCTGATTCTCTTAACGGTAAATAGTTTGCAACTAGAGCAGGCATTGGATCATTTGGCGGCTATAAAGGAAAAAGCTCATTTACTTATTTTACAGAATAACTGGAATATCAACTCCAAGATTCCTTCTTATTTGGACAGAAAGCAGGTGTCGCTAGCTTTTCCTTCTTCTGTTGGAGGAGGGCGAAAGAGTGATGGTCGGATCCAAGCTATCATTTTCAAAGAAGCTACGTTACTTGATGATGATTCTTACACATCAAAGTTGTCTCCTATCTTCACAGCTAGTGGGATAGGCATTGATGCTATGCCCGACTTGGCTTCTTGGATGAAGGTTCACTGCCTTCAGGAGGCGGTAATGGCAGGTGCAGTTGCAGAAGCGGGGAGTTTTGATGCACTCTTGAAAGATAAAAAAGCAATTCGAAAGATGATTTGCGCTTGGCGAGAAGGTTTAGAACTCTGTCAGCGATATGGCATTCCTAAACATCGTTATAAACCTACTAAATATCTATCCCTGCCCCTATTTCTCTTGGTTCCAGTAATGAAGTTCATGTTGAGTCAGCCTTTGGTTTCCGAAATGGTCACAAATCACATGCATTCAGGCTATGCCGAATGGGTTGATCAATATTTTGAAATCAAAAGAAGTGCTGAGAAAGAAAGCATTCCCATGCCTCAATGGAATTCGTATAGCGACTTCATCGAACAGTTTTTGAAAAACAATTCTTAG
- a CDS encoding sensor histidine kinase, which produces MLNKIKKTFYADDFSYFIRYFGLFTLIFSAMTLIIIQVMRSSLYTSVDENLKNLSNDPSSVADLAYRTTGQQSDPSNKVNSKSPKSSKEPDGDSDEEPKPNNLTTPNVSSNTFALLLDDDYKNISTSKSDGFLDFNSLEFNKSYLNQIKEIVIGNSFGQTESYRAYLFDIDPKNEYPDIKYAVVMTSISQLEQTSSKHEQLIAMVMVSFWGISLIASIYLARMSVKPLLESIQKQKAFVENASHELRTPLAVLQSRLETLFRKPEATIMQSSENIASSLDEVRNMRLLTTNLLNLARRDDGIKPQYGEVEPEFFDTTFANYCIIARENKKAFHSENMIKHPIVTDQIFLKQLMTILFDNAIKYTDDDGVISVMATSTDRYLIFRVADNGPGISDEDKKKIFDRFYRVDKARTRQKGGFGLGLSLAKQIVDAFKGSIYVKDNKPKGTVFEVKLLLKETKKRPVK; this is translated from the coding sequence ATGCTGAATAAAATCAAGAAGACCTTTTATGCGGATGATTTCTCTTATTTCATTCGCTATTTTGGGTTGTTTACATTAATCTTCTCAGCCATGACCTTGATTATTATTCAGGTTATGCGCTCCAGCCTTTATACGTCAGTTGATGAAAATCTGAAAAACCTGAGTAATGATCCTAGTTCAGTAGCTGATTTGGCCTATCGGACGACAGGTCAGCAGTCTGATCCGAGCAATAAGGTCAATTCTAAAAGTCCTAAAAGCAGTAAAGAGCCAGATGGTGATTCAGATGAAGAGCCTAAGCCTAACAATCTAACTACGCCAAATGTCAGCTCTAATACTTTTGCCCTGCTTTTGGATGATGATTATAAAAATATTTCCACCAGCAAGAGCGATGGTTTTCTGGACTTTAACTCGCTGGAATTTAACAAGTCCTATCTGAATCAAATCAAGGAAATCGTGATTGGTAATAGCTTTGGCCAGACAGAAAGCTATCGGGCTTATCTCTTTGATATTGATCCTAAAAATGAGTATCCTGATATCAAGTATGCTGTGGTCATGACTAGTATCAGCCAGCTGGAGCAGACCAGCAGCAAGCATGAGCAGTTGATTGCCATGGTTATGGTCAGTTTTTGGGGAATTTCCCTGATTGCCAGTATTTACCTTGCTCGGATGAGTGTCAAGCCTCTGCTGGAAAGTATCCAGAAGCAGAAGGCTTTCGTGGAAAATGCCAGCCATGAGCTGCGGACACCTTTGGCTGTTTTGCAGAGCCGCTTAGAAACGCTCTTTCGTAAGCCTGAAGCAACAATCATGCAGAGCAGTGAAAATATCGCTTCTAGCTTGGATGAAGTGCGCAATATGCGCTTGCTGACGACTAATCTGCTCAATCTGGCCCGTCGCGATGATGGCATCAAGCCTCAATATGGTGAAGTTGAACCAGAATTTTTTGATACGACCTTTGCTAATTACTGTATTATCGCAAGGGAGAATAAAAAAGCCTTTCATTCAGAAAATATGATCAAGCACCCTATTGTGACCGATCAAATTTTTCTCAAACAACTGATGACTATTCTATTTGATAATGCTATCAAGTATACAGATGATGATGGCGTAATCAGTGTCATGGCTACTTCGACAGATCGCTACCTTATTTTCCGAGTAGCGGACAATGGCCCTGGTATCAGTGATGAAGATAAGAAGAAGATTTTTGATCGCTTTTATCGGGTGGACAAGGCTCGGACTCGTCAGAAAGGTGGCTTTGGTCTGGGACTTTCTCTGGCCAAGCAGATTGTCGATGCTTTCAAAGGCTCTATTTATGTCAAGGACAACAAACCAAAAGGTACGGTCTTTGAAGTTAAACTGCTATTGAAAGAAACGAAAAAGCGCCCTGTTAAATAG
- a CDS encoding response regulator transcription factor, giving the protein MIKILLVEDDLGLSNSVFDFLDDFADVMQVFDGEEGLYEAESGVYDLILLDLMLPEKDGFQVLKDLRAKGVTTPVLIMTAKESLDDKGHGFELGADDYLTKPFYLEELKMRIQALLKRAGKFNENTLSYGDVTVNLSTNSTLKDGKDVELLGKEFDLLVYFLQNQNVILPKTQIFDRLWGFDSDTTVSVVEVYVSKIRKKLKGTAFAKNLHTLRSVGYILKDAE; this is encoded by the coding sequence ATGATTAAAATTCTATTGGTAGAAGATGACCTTGGACTGTCAAACTCAGTTTTTGATTTTTTAGATGATTTTGCGGATGTAATGCAGGTTTTTGATGGTGAAGAAGGTCTATATGAAGCAGAAAGCGGTGTTTATGACCTCATCTTGCTGGATCTCATGCTGCCTGAAAAGGACGGTTTCCAAGTGCTGAAAGATCTCCGAGCAAAAGGAGTTACAACACCTGTTCTCATCATGACAGCTAAGGAAAGCTTGGATGACAAAGGACATGGCTTTGAGCTTGGGGCTGATGACTATCTGACAAAACCTTTCTATTTGGAAGAACTGAAAATGCGGATCCAGGCGCTCTTGAAACGCGCTGGCAAGTTCAACGAGAATACTCTTTCTTATGGCGATGTGACGGTCAATCTATCCACAAATTCAACATTGAAAGACGGTAAAGACGTGGAGTTGCTTGGTAAAGAGTTCGACCTCTTGGTTTATTTCCTGCAAAATCAAAATGTAATCTTGCCTAAGACTCAAATTTTTGACCGTCTGTGGGGCTTTGACAGTGATACCACTGTTTCCGTTGTCGAAGTGTACGTTTCAAAGATTCGTAAAAAACTGAAAGGAACGGCATTTGCGAAAAACCTACATACTCTTCGTAGTGTCGGCTACATTTTAAAAGATGCTGAATAA